The following proteins are co-located in the Frigidibacter mobilis genome:
- a CDS encoding response regulator transcription factor has product MSRIALVDDDRNILTSVSMTLEAEGFEVETYNDGQSALDAFTKRLPDMAVLDIKMPRMDGMDLLQRLRLKSSIPVIFLTSKDDEIDEVLGLRMGADDYVKKPFSQRLLVERIRALLRRQEAVATGEIAVTEETKVMVRGQLTMDPLRHSVSWKGKDVSLTVTEFLLLQALAQRPGFVKSRDQLMDVAYDDQVYVDDRTIDSHIKRLRKKMRMADDDFTAIETLYGIGYRYNEE; this is encoded by the coding sequence ATGTCAAGGATCGCGCTGGTCGACGATGACAGGAATATCCTGACATCGGTGTCGATGACACTTGAAGCCGAAGGGTTCGAGGTTGAGACCTACAACGACGGCCAGTCCGCACTGGACGCTTTCACCAAGCGTTTGCCGGACATGGCGGTGCTCGACATCAAAATGCCGCGGATGGACGGCATGGACCTGCTGCAGCGGTTGCGGCTGAAATCCAGCATCCCGGTGATTTTCCTCACCTCCAAGGATGATGAGATCGACGAGGTCCTCGGGTTGCGGATGGGCGCAGACGATTACGTGAAAAAACCGTTCTCGCAGCGGCTTCTGGTAGAGCGGATCCGGGCGCTCCTACGCCGGCAGGAAGCTGTCGCCACCGGCGAGATCGCGGTGACCGAGGAGACCAAGGTGATGGTGCGCGGCCAGTTGACGATGGACCCGCTGCGCCACTCTGTCAGCTGGAAGGGCAAGGACGTGTCGCTGACGGTGACCGAGTTCCTGTTGCTGCAGGCGCTGGCACAGCGCCCCGGCTTCGTGAAAAGCCGCGATCAGCTGATGGATGTGGCCTATGACGATCAGGTCTATGTCGATGACCGCACCATCGACAGCCATATCAAGCGGCTGCGCAAGAAGATGCGCATGGCGGATGATGACTTCACCGCAATCGAAACGCTTTATGGCATCGGCTATCGTTACAACGAAGAATGA
- a CDS encoding sensor histidine kinase has product MRAARPAPEAGVVLGEDWVSPDGADSELRAGRAKRGFISVNRSPLARKIITFNLLAMLVMVAGVLFLNPFRDSLVVQRERGLVAEAQLIANVFEAPLPQGAPVDLANGDGIDIARVLARLDVPADVDLFVFDRTQALVTETRAVDRPRARQVAGRGGAPRSTAITDFLNSVWEGISSVLAPRGRDMPGQDAEAMARLWLADALAGNTRFETASGPGGGAVFAVVTPIRHDGAVVGVVALTSVAGEIDQLVRAEREQVLQMFVIAILVSIGLSLVLASTIANPLSDLAIAAELGRDRHARKMSPARVRIPDLTARPDEIGRLSGAMRGMVAALYDRIDANEQFAADVAHEIKNPLASLRSAVGTLRDVKREDHREKLLDVIEHDVRRLDRLVSDISNASRLDSELVRDEEEEFNLLKTLGNINEYLGEQAGKKGVDYITDLPAEPILIHGLEARLAQVFVNLIANAISFCEEGDAVRVWARRRENRVLIVVEDTGPGIPEQALTKIFKRFYSERPPGQFGEHSGLGLAISKQIVEAHGGVIWAENIRPTDADITSEPLGARFVVGLPV; this is encoded by the coding sequence ATGCGCGCAGCCAGACCGGCCCCAGAAGCCGGCGTCGTGCTTGGTGAGGATTGGGTTTCGCCGGACGGCGCTGACAGTGAGCTGCGGGCGGGGCGAGCAAAGCGGGGATTCATCTCGGTCAACCGCTCGCCGCTGGCGCGGAAGATCATAACCTTCAACCTGCTGGCGATGCTGGTCATGGTGGCGGGTGTGCTGTTCCTGAACCCGTTCCGCGACAGCCTGGTCGTCCAGCGAGAGCGCGGGCTGGTGGCCGAGGCGCAGTTGATTGCCAATGTGTTCGAGGCGCCGCTGCCGCAGGGGGCGCCGGTGGATCTGGCCAATGGCGACGGGATCGACATCGCCCGTGTCCTTGCGCGCCTGGATGTGCCCGCCGACGTGGACCTCTTCGTGTTCGACCGGACCCAGGCGCTGGTGACCGAGACCCGCGCTGTCGACCGTCCACGGGCAAGGCAGGTGGCGGGAAGGGGAGGTGCTCCGCGATCAACCGCGATCACCGACTTCCTGAACTCGGTCTGGGAGGGCATCTCGTCCGTGCTGGCGCCTCGGGGGCGCGACATGCCCGGCCAGGATGCCGAGGCGATGGCGCGCCTGTGGCTCGCCGATGCACTGGCGGGCAATACGCGCTTTGAGACCGCGAGTGGTCCGGGCGGGGGCGCGGTCTTTGCCGTGGTGACGCCAATTCGCCATGATGGGGCGGTGGTGGGCGTCGTGGCGCTGACCTCCGTCGCGGGTGAGATCGACCAATTAGTCCGCGCCGAGCGCGAGCAGGTCCTGCAGATGTTCGTGATCGCCATTCTGGTGTCGATTGGGCTGAGCCTTGTGCTGGCCTCGACCATCGCCAATCCGCTGTCGGACCTTGCCATTGCGGCGGAGCTGGGGCGCGACCGCCATGCCCGCAAGATGAGTCCTGCGCGCGTGCGGATCCCCGACCTGACCGCCCGCCCTGATGAGATCGGCCGCCTTTCGGGCGCGATGCGCGGGATGGTTGCGGCGCTGTATGACCGGATCGACGCCAACGAACAGTTTGCGGCCGATGTGGCGCATGAGATCAAGAATCCGTTGGCCAGCCTGCGCTCTGCCGTGGGCACGTTGCGTGATGTCAAACGCGAGGATCACCGCGAAAAGTTGCTCGATGTGATCGAGCATGACGTACGCCGCCTGGACCGGCTGGTCAGCGACATTTCCAATGCCAGCCGTCTGGACAGCGAACTGGTGCGTGATGAGGAGGAGGAGTTCAACCTTCTCAAAACCCTTGGAAATATTAATGAGTATCTGGGCGAACAGGCTGGCAAGAAAGGCGTGGACTACATCACCGATCTTCCGGCCGAGCCGATCCTGATCCACGGGCTTGAAGCCAGGCTTGCGCAGGTCTTCGTGAACCTGATCGCCAATGCCATCTCGTTCTGCGAAGAGGGGGATGCCGTGCGGGTCTGGGCCCGCCGGCGCGAGAACCGGGTGCTGATCGTTGTGGAAGACACCGGGCCGGGCATCCCCGAACAGGCACTGACCAAGATCTTCAAGCGCTTCTATTCCGAACGCCCGCCGGGCCAGTTTGGCGAGCATTCGGGGCTGGGGCTCGCCATTTCCAAGCAGATCGTCGAGGCGCATGGCGGCGTGATCTGGGCCGAGAACATCCGTCCGACCGATGCCGACATCACTTCGGAACCGCTTGGCGCGCGCTTTGTGGTGGGCCTGCCGGTGTGA
- a CDS encoding HPr kinase/phosphorylase — protein sequence MTPPPGSLILHATTVAQAGRGLVILGPSGSGKSGLALQLMALGAGLVADDRTILSRREDRLVATCPPAIRGRIEARGVGILATRAICEADICLAVDLGVAETDRLPPLRHVEWLGVPIALVHRQQSPHFPAAILHYLAGGRIA from the coding sequence GTGACGCCGCCACCCGGCAGCCTTATCCTGCACGCCACGACAGTGGCCCAGGCCGGGCGCGGGCTGGTGATCCTCGGGCCCTCGGGTTCGGGCAAGTCCGGTCTGGCGCTGCAGTTGATGGCATTGGGCGCAGGGCTGGTCGCTGATGACCGAACGATTCTGAGCCGCCGCGAGGATCGTCTGGTCGCAACCTGTCCCCCCGCGATCCGTGGCCGGATAGAGGCGCGCGGGGTCGGGATACTCGCCACAAGGGCGATTTGTGAGGCAGATATATGCCTTGCGGTTGATTTGGGTGTTGCTGAAACTGATCGCCTTCCGCCGCTCCGTCACGTCGAATGGCTGGGGGTGCCGATTGCGCTTGTCCACAGGCAGCAGAGTCCCCATTTTCCTGCTGCAATCCTGCATTATCTGGCCGGTGGGCGGATTGCGTGA
- the rapZ gene encoding RNase adapter RapZ — protein sequence MTDETDHQDVQRVVLVTGPSGAGRSTAIHVLEDLGYEAIDNLPLSLVPRLLDGPALGRPIALGVDVRNRDFTAGSVIEGIDRMTRMPEVDCEVLYLDCRADELLRRYGETRRRHPLAPDCEPGAGIAREVDLLAPVRARADVLIDTSDLSPHDLKAELARWFETGQQARLTVGVHSFSYKRGVPRGLDMMFDCRFLNNPHWEPDLRPLDGRAAEVAAFVATDPRFAPFFQAVLDLLLLVLPAHVEEGKAHLTIGLGCTGGQHRSVAMVEKLAAALAQSGWQVSKRHRELERRADSGAGQPTVEVGRA from the coding sequence ATGACCGACGAGACCGATCATCAGGATGTGCAGCGCGTTGTGCTGGTCACCGGCCCGTCGGGAGCCGGCCGATCCACCGCGATCCACGTTCTGGAGGATCTGGGCTATGAGGCCATCGACAACCTGCCGCTGAGTCTGGTGCCGCGGCTGCTGGACGGCCCGGCGCTTGGCCGCCCCATCGCGCTTGGCGTCGATGTGCGCAACCGGGATTTCACGGCCGGCAGCGTGATCGAGGGGATCGACCGCATGACGCGGATGCCCGAGGTCGACTGCGAGGTGCTGTATCTGGACTGCCGCGCCGACGAGTTGCTGCGGCGCTATGGCGAGACTCGCCGCCGGCATCCGCTGGCCCCCGACTGCGAACCGGGCGCCGGTATCGCGCGCGAGGTGGATCTGCTTGCCCCGGTTCGCGCCCGCGCCGATGTGCTGATCGACACCTCGGACCTGTCGCCGCATGACCTGAAGGCCGAACTTGCGCGCTGGTTCGAGACCGGCCAGCAGGCCAGGCTGACGGTGGGCGTGCATTCGTTCAGCTACAAGCGGGGCGTGCCGCGCGGGCTCGACATGATGTTCGACTGCCGGTTCCTGAACAACCCGCATTGGGAGCCTGACTTGCGCCCTCTGGACGGCCGCGCCGCCGAGGTGGCTGCCTTCGTCGCCACCGATCCGCGCTTCGCACCCTTCTTCCAGGCCGTGCTGGATCTTCTGTTGCTGGTGCTTCCGGCGCATGTCGAAGAGGGCAAGGCGCATCTGACCATCGGGCTTGGCTGTACCGGCGGACAACACAGGTCCGTTGCTATGGTGGAAAAACTCGCCGCCGCGCTTGCACAGTCCGGGTGGCAGGTGTCTAAACGTCACAGGGAACTGGAGCGCCGGGCGGATAGCGGCGCAGGACAACCAACCGTCGAGGTAGGCAGGGCGTGA
- a CDS encoding PTS sugar transporter subunit IIA: MIGIVIVAHGGLAREYLAAVEHVVGKQTGIRAIAIEEDHDRAAKQAEISAAADAVDDGAGVVVVTDMFGGSPSNLSLLACAPQDRQILYGANLPMLIKLAKSRQLAVGEAVASALDAGRKYINCYHGGEAGQSGK; this comes from the coding sequence GTGATCGGGATCGTGATCGTCGCACATGGTGGACTTGCCCGCGAATATCTCGCGGCTGTCGAGCATGTCGTGGGCAAACAGACCGGCATTCGGGCAATCGCCATCGAGGAAGATCACGACCGGGCGGCCAAGCAGGCCGAGATTTCGGCGGCCGCCGATGCCGTGGATGACGGTGCCGGTGTCGTGGTGGTGACCGACATGTTCGGCGGCTCGCCCTCCAACCTCAGCCTGCTGGCCTGCGCGCCGCAGGACCGGCAAATCCTCTATGGGGCCAACCTGCCCATGCTGATAAAGCTGGCCAAGTCCCGGCAACTTGCCGTGGGGGAGGCCGTCGCTTCGGCGCTGGACGCTGGCCGCAAGTATATAAACTGCTATCATGGCGGCGAAGCCGGGCAGAGTGGCAAGTAG
- a CDS encoding HPr family phosphocarrier protein, giving the protein MAGGWQTGTAVSVHKTLKIVNEKGLHARASAKFVEVVERHDARAEVVRDGMRVSGDSIMGLLMLAASKGTTIEVETSGAEAEGLALALEALVADRFGEDF; this is encoded by the coding sequence ATGGCGGGCGGATGGCAGACAGGGACGGCAGTATCAGTGCACAAGACCTTGAAGATCGTGAACGAGAAGGGCCTTCACGCCCGCGCGTCGGCAAAGTTCGTGGAGGTCGTCGAGCGTCACGATGCCCGCGCCGAGGTGGTCCGCGACGGAATGCGCGTATCGGGTGACTCGATCATGGGGCTTTTGATGTTGGCAGCCTCCAAGGGAACCACTATTGAGGTCGAAACCAGCGGGGCCGAGGCCGAAGGCCTTGCGCTTGCGCTTGAAGCCCTTGTGGCGGATCGCTTCGGCGAAGACTTCTGA
- a CDS encoding 3-hydroxybutyryl-CoA dehydrogenase, with product MQIQTVGIVGAGQMGNGIAHVFALAGFDVLMTDISRESLDAAIALIDRNLERQVSRGKITAEAKAAAMARISTTMTLTDLGQTDLVIEAATERETVKQAIFEDLQPHLKPSTILTSNTSSISITRLASRTDRPEKFMGFHFMNPVPVMQLVELIRGIATDDETYRTMLAVVEKLGKTAASAEDFPAFIVNRILMPMINEAVYTLYEGVGNVRSIDESMKLGANHPMGPLELADFIGLDTCLAIMNVLHDGLADTKYRPCPLLTKYVEAGWLGRKTGRGFYDYRGEVPVPTR from the coding sequence ATGCAGATCCAGACCGTAGGCATTGTGGGCGCGGGGCAGATGGGCAACGGCATCGCCCATGTTTTTGCGCTGGCCGGCTTCGACGTGCTGATGACCGACATTTCGCGCGAAAGCCTTGATGCCGCCATTGCCCTGATCGACCGCAACCTTGAACGGCAGGTAAGCCGCGGCAAGATCACTGCCGAGGCCAAAGCCGCCGCGATGGCGCGGATTTCCACCACGATGACACTGACCGATCTGGGCCAGACCGATCTGGTGATCGAGGCCGCGACCGAGCGCGAGACCGTCAAGCAGGCGATCTTCGAGGATCTGCAGCCGCATCTGAAGCCGAGCACGATCCTGACCTCGAACACCTCGTCGATCTCGATCACGCGGCTGGCCAGCCGCACCGACCGGCCGGAAAAGTTTATGGGCTTCCACTTCATGAACCCGGTGCCGGTGATGCAGCTGGTCGAACTGATCCGCGGTATCGCCACGGATGACGAGACCTATCGCACCATGCTGGCTGTGGTCGAGAAACTGGGCAAGACCGCCGCCAGCGCCGAGGATTTCCCTGCCTTCATCGTGAACCGCATCCTGATGCCGATGATTAACGAGGCGGTCTACACGCTGTATGAGGGCGTCGGGAACGTCCGCTCCATCGACGAGTCGATGAAGCTGGGGGCCAATCACCCGATGGGCCCGCTGGAGTTGGCCGATTTCATCGGCCTCGACACCTGCCTGGCGATAATGAACGTACTCCATGACGGGCTGGCCGATACCAAATACCGCCCCTGCCCGCTGCTGACCAAATATGTCGAGGCCGGTTGGCTGGGCCGCAAGACCGGCCGCGGCTTCTACGACTACCGCGGCGAGGTTCCGGTCCCGACCCGCTGA
- a CDS encoding DUF6473 family protein gives MSFENPGAGALDYGPCRYGKSKLLFRGPRRKLEGSYIAALGGSETYGKFVQHPWPDQLERNLGLPVVNFGYPNAGPDVFINEHALIDAAGQARATIIQLTSAQNLSNRFYAVHPRRNDRFLRASVLMKTLFREVDFAEFHFTGHMLTVLKAVSPDKFDLVEQELKAAWVARMKLLLERIEGKTVLLWLTDHRSDGPAPDPLGAAPHLVDQDMVATIRPFATDLVRVDPAPMARDAGIEGMVFAPLDELAARQMAGPEIHAQVAMELRPVLQRLI, from the coding sequence ATGAGCTTTGAAAATCCGGGCGCCGGGGCGCTTGACTATGGTCCGTGCCGGTATGGCAAGTCGAAGCTGCTGTTCCGCGGCCCGCGCCGCAAGCTGGAGGGCAGCTATATCGCCGCGCTTGGTGGCAGCGAAACCTATGGCAAGTTCGTCCAGCATCCCTGGCCAGACCAGCTGGAGCGGAATCTTGGCCTGCCGGTAGTGAATTTTGGGTATCCGAATGCCGGGCCGGATGTCTTCATCAATGAACATGCGCTGATCGACGCAGCGGGACAGGCTCGCGCCACGATCATTCAGCTGACAAGTGCGCAGAACCTGTCTAACCGCTTCTACGCCGTGCACCCGCGCCGCAATGACCGGTTCCTGCGTGCCTCGGTGCTGATGAAGACACTGTTCCGCGAGGTGGATTTTGCTGAATTCCACTTTACCGGCCATATGCTGACTGTGCTGAAGGCGGTCTCCCCCGACAAGTTCGACCTCGTCGAGCAGGAGTTGAAGGCCGCCTGGGTGGCGCGGATGAAGCTGCTGCTGGAGCGGATCGAGGGCAAGACCGTGCTGCTGTGGTTGACGGACCATCGGTCGGATGGCCCTGCGCCCGACCCGCTTGGCGCCGCACCGCACCTGGTGGACCAGGACATGGTTGCGACGATCCGGCCCTTCGCCACCGATCTGGTACGTGTCGACCCGGCCCCGATGGCCCGAGATGCCGGTATCGAAGGCATGGTGTTCGCCCCGCTGGACGAGCTTGCTGCACGGCAGATGGCAGGGCCGGAGATCCACGCGCAGGTGGCGATGGAATTGCGGCCCGTGCTGCAACGGCTGATCTGA
- a CDS encoding YybH family protein: protein MSSSQTPPSDIAPLDHLADDLVADSAGDGEGDAQRDPENEIRSLAAAYANAMRAKDAAVVVAFYDPALVRFDIAAPLVTTGADALDEDGLADWLAGWTGPLAFDLRDLVVCAGDGLAYCHALIRFAGTRQEAEHALWARWTLGLRRHGGQWRITHEHCSAAIDPETGAAEMSLD from the coding sequence ATGTCCAGCTCTCAAACGCCGCCCTCCGACATTGCCCCCTTGGATCACCTAGCCGATGATCTTGTCGCCGACTCCGCTGGCGACGGGGAAGGGGACGCACAGCGCGACCCTGAAAATGAGATCCGCAGCCTTGCTGCCGCCTATGCCAATGCGATGCGGGCGAAAGATGCCGCCGTGGTGGTCGCGTTCTATGATCCGGCTCTGGTGCGCTTCGATATTGCCGCTCCGCTGGTCACCACTGGCGCCGATGCGCTGGACGAGGACGGGCTGGCCGACTGGCTCGCGGGGTGGACGGGTCCGCTGGCCTTCGATCTGCGCGACCTGGTGGTGTGCGCCGGCGACGGCCTGGCGTATTGCCACGCCCTGATCCGCTTTGCCGGCACAAGGCAGGAGGCGGAGCACGCGCTTTGGGCCCGCTGGACGCTGGGGCTGCGGCGGCACGGTGGCCAATGGCGGATCACGCATGAACATTGTTCGGCGGCCATCGACCCCGAGACGGGCGCCGCGGAGATGTCGCTGGACTGA
- a CDS encoding electron transfer flavoprotein subunit alpha/FixB family protein, with the protein MAVLLLGEVTDGALALDATAKAVTAAQALGEVTVLCAGASAAAAGAEAAQIAGVAKVLVAEDATLGHRLAEPTAALIVSLASGYSHIVAPATTDAKNILPRVAALLDVMVMSDVTAVVDADTFERPVYAGNAVQTVKSTDATKVLTVRTSTFEAAGMGNSAPVESISAAADPGLSSWVEDKVAASDRPELTSAKIVVSGGRGLGSEENFKIIADLADKLGAAVGASRAAVDSGYAPNDWQVGQTGKVVAPDLYIAVGISGAIQHLAGMKDSKIIVAINKDEEAPIFQVADYGLVGDLFTLVPELTGKL; encoded by the coding sequence ATGGCTGTTCTCCTTCTGGGTGAGGTCACCGACGGCGCGCTGGCGCTGGACGCGACCGCAAAGGCCGTGACCGCGGCGCAGGCGCTTGGCGAAGTGACGGTGCTCTGCGCCGGGGCCTCCGCTGCTGCCGCAGGGGCCGAGGCCGCGCAGATCGCCGGCGTGGCGAAGGTGCTGGTCGCCGAGGATGCGACGCTTGGCCACCGCCTTGCGGAACCCACCGCGGCGCTGATCGTCTCGCTGGCCTCCGGCTACAGCCATATCGTCGCCCCGGCCACGACCGATGCCAAGAACATCCTGCCGCGCGTTGCCGCCCTGCTGGACGTGATGGTGATGTCGGATGTGACGGCGGTTGTGGATGCCGATACCTTCGAGCGCCCGGTCTATGCCGGCAACGCGGTGCAGACGGTGAAATCCACCGACGCCACCAAGGTTCTGACCGTCCGCACCTCGACCTTCGAGGCTGCCGGCATGGGCAACTCTGCCCCGGTGGAAAGCATCTCGGCCGCGGCCGATCCGGGCCTGTCGTCCTGGGTCGAGGACAAGGTGGCGGCCAGCGATCGGCCCGAACTGACCAGCGCAAAGATCGTGGTCTCGGGCGGGCGCGGGTTGGGCTCGGAAGAGAACTTCAAGATCATCGCCGATCTTGCCGACAAGCTGGGTGCTGCCGTGGGTGCCAGCCGCGCTGCGGTGGACTCGGGCTACGCCCCGAACGACTGGCAGGTCGGCCAGACCGGAAAGGTCGTGGCGCCGGACCTCTACATCGCCGTCGGCATCTCGGGTGCGATTCAGCACCTTGCTGGGATGAAGGACAGCAAGATCATCGTCGCCATCAACAAGGACGAAGAGGCGCCGATCTTCCAGGTCGCCGACTACGGCCTTGTGGGGGACCTGTTCACCCTGGTGCCGGAACTGACCGGCAAGCTGTAA
- a CDS encoding electron transfer flavoprotein subunit beta/FixA family protein: protein MKVLVPVKRVIDYNVKVRVKADGSGVDLANVKMSMNPFDEIAVEEAIRLKEKGAATEVVVVSIGVKQASETLRTALAMGADRAILIVASEDVNQDIEPLAVAKLLAAVVAEEQPGLVLAGKQAIDNDMNATGQMLSALLGWSQATFASSLAIEGDSATVTREVDGGLQTITVKLPTIVTVDLRLNEPRYASLPNIMKAKKKPLDEKTAADYGVDVTPRLTVVKTVEPAGRKAGVKLGSVDELVAKLKNEAGVI, encoded by the coding sequence ATGAAGGTATTGGTGCCTGTCAAACGGGTGATCGATTACAACGTGAAGGTTCGCGTCAAGGCGGACGGATCCGGTGTCGATCTGGCGAATGTGAAGATGTCGATGAACCCTTTCGACGAGATCGCCGTCGAAGAGGCGATCCGCCTGAAGGAAAAGGGCGCGGCGACCGAGGTCGTCGTGGTCTCCATCGGCGTGAAGCAGGCGTCGGAAACGCTGCGCACCGCGCTGGCGATGGGCGCCGACCGGGCAATCCTGATCGTGGCCTCTGAAGACGTGAACCAGGATATCGAGCCTCTGGCGGTTGCCAAGCTGCTGGCCGCCGTGGTTGCCGAAGAGCAGCCGGGCCTCGTGCTGGCCGGCAAGCAGGCCATCGACAATGACATGAACGCCACCGGGCAGATGCTGTCGGCCCTGCTGGGCTGGAGCCAGGCCACCTTCGCCAGCTCGCTGGCCATCGAGGGCGACAGCGCGACCGTTACCCGCGAAGTGGATGGCGGACTGCAGACCATCACCGTCAAGCTGCCGACCATCGTGACCGTGGACCTGCGCCTGAACGAGCCGCGCTATGCCAGCCTTCCCAACATCATGAAGGCCAAGAAAAAGCCGCTCGATGAAAAGACCGCGGCGGATTACGGCGTCGATGTGACCCCGCGCCTGACCGTGGTGAAGACGGTCGAACCGGCGGGCCGCAAGGCCGGCGTCAAGCTGGGTTCGGTCGATGAGCTGGTGGCGAAACTGAAGAACGAAGCGGGGGTGATCTGA
- a CDS encoding cob(I)yrinic acid a,c-diamide adenosyltransferase, whose translation MVVLNRIYTRTGDAGDTALGNGARVAKHSMRVTAYGTVDEANSTLGLARLHADGELDRLLALIQNDLFDLGADLCRPEMERDAEAPHPVLRMAPAQVDRLEREIDAMNARLQPLRSFILPGGSPLAAHLHLCRTVTRRAERCVVELATMESVNEAAVKYLNRLSDWFFVAARIANDEGRADVLWVPGANR comes from the coding sequence ATGGTCGTCCTGAACCGCATCTACACCCGCACGGGCGATGCGGGCGACACCGCGCTTGGCAATGGCGCCCGCGTCGCCAAGCATTCGATGCGCGTCACCGCCTATGGCACGGTGGACGAGGCGAACTCGACGCTCGGCCTCGCCCGGCTGCACGCTGATGGGGAATTGGACCGGCTGCTGGCGCTGATCCAGAATGACCTGTTCGACCTTGGCGCCGACCTCTGCCGCCCCGAGATGGAGCGTGATGCCGAAGCCCCGCATCCGGTGCTGCGCATGGCCCCGGCGCAGGTGGACCGGCTGGAACGCGAGATCGACGCGATGAACGCCCGGCTGCAGCCGTTGCGCAGCTTCATCCTGCCCGGCGGCAGCCCGCTGGCCGCGCATCTGCACCTGTGCCGCACCGTCACCCGCCGCGCCGAACGCTGCGTGGTGGAACTCGCCACGATGGAATCGGTGAACGAGGCGGCGGTGAAATACCTCAACCGCCTGTCGGACTGGTTCTTCGTCGCCGCCCGGATCGCCAATGACGAGGGCCGTGCCGACGTGCTCTGGGTGCCGGGCGCGAACCGCTGA
- a CDS encoding twin transmembrane helix small protein, giving the protein MLAKDPLFLVVAFATLVVLAILMVGIGGFAKGGEFNRKHANRIMRYRIGAQAVAIVLILLFVWFRRGSI; this is encoded by the coding sequence ATGCTTGCCAAAGACCCGCTGTTCCTTGTCGTTGCCTTTGCCACCCTCGTGGTGCTGGCGATCCTGATGGTCGGGATCGGCGGCTTCGCCAAGGGCGGCGAGTTCAACCGCAAGCACGCCAACCGGATCATGCGCTACCGCATTGGCGCGCAGGCGGTGGCGATCGTGCTGATCCTTCTGTTCGTCTGGTTCCGCAGGGGGAGCATCTGA
- a CDS encoding SDR family NAD(P)-dependent oxidoreductase, whose protein sequence is MQRTILITGCSSGIGHDAAHGLARAGWRVFATCRQQKDCDRLVAEGLESFVLDYADEDSIAAGLAEALSRSGGTLDALYNNGAFACPGAVEDLPRGALREIFETNLFGVHDLTRRVIPVMRAQGHGRIINCSSVLGLVGIRWRGAYVATKFAMEGLTDVLRLEMSDTPIKVILIEPGPVTSDIRQNSVPHFERWIDWRNSARRGQYESSLLQRLYKDRGKPDRFELPPSAVTARLLQALTAANPAPRYYVTSPTWMMGLARRLLPTRALDWVAGKG, encoded by the coding sequence ATGCAGCGAACGATTCTGATTACAGGCTGTTCATCAGGCATCGGCCATGACGCGGCACATGGGCTGGCCCGCGCCGGCTGGCGGGTATTTGCCACCTGCCGCCAGCAAAAGGACTGCGACCGCCTTGTCGCCGAGGGGCTGGAGAGCTTCGTTCTGGACTACGCCGACGAGGACAGCATCGCCGCGGGGCTGGCCGAGGCGCTGTCGCGCAGCGGCGGCACGCTCGACGCGCTTTACAACAACGGTGCCTTCGCCTGCCCCGGCGCGGTGGAAGACCTGCCCCGCGGCGCGCTGCGCGAGATCTTCGAGACCAATCTCTTCGGCGTGCACGACCTGACCCGCCGGGTCATCCCGGTGATGCGGGCGCAGGGGCATGGCCGGATCATCAACTGCTCGTCCGTGCTGGGGCTGGTCGGCATCCGCTGGCGCGGCGCCTATGTGGCGACCAAGTTTGCGATGGAGGGGCTGACCGACGTGCTGAGGCTGGAAATGTCGGACACGCCGATCAAGGTGATCCTGATCGAACCGGGGCCAGTGACATCGGACATCCGCCAGAACTCCGTCCCGCATTTCGAGCGCTGGATCGACTGGCGCAACTCTGCACGGCGCGGACAATACGAATCCAGCCTGCTGCAGCGGCTCTACAAGGACCGCGGCAAGCCCGACCGTTTCGAGCTGCCGCCTTCGGCCGTCACCGCCAGGCTGCTGCAGGCACTGACCGCGGCCAATCCCGCCCCGCGCTATTATGTCACCAGCCCCACCTGGATGATGGGGCTGGCCCGCCGCCTGCTGCCCACGCGGGCGCTGGACTGGGTGGCCGGCAAGGGCTGA